A genomic window from Methanovulcanius yangii includes:
- a CDS encoding ZIP family metal transporter, with protein sequence MWEFFLNLNHVTQALLAGLFTWGLTALGAGTVFLTREVNRKFLDVMLGFAGGVMIAASFWSLLLPAIELSAGGSLPEWLPAAIGFILGGITLGALDKMLPHLHIGFPDEEAEGISTSWHRSTLLILAITMHNIPEGLAVGVAFGALAAGYPVETLTAAVALAIGIGIQNFPEGMAISMPLRREGFSSLRSFWYGQLSGLVEPVAAVAGAAAVIIAKPILPYALAFAAGAMIFVVIEEVVPESQRNGNADAATFGAMLGFVVMMILDVGLG encoded by the coding sequence ATGTGGGAATTCTTCCTCAATCTCAATCATGTGACGCAGGCGCTTCTGGCAGGTCTCTTTACCTGGGGGTTGACGGCGCTCGGGGCAGGGACGGTATTTCTGACGAGGGAGGTGAACAGGAAATTTTTGGATGTGATGCTCGGGTTTGCCGGCGGGGTGATGATCGCGGCGAGTTTCTGGTCGCTTCTTCTCCCGGCGATTGAACTTTCGGCGGGAGGATCTCTCCCGGAATGGCTCCCCGCCGCCATCGGATTCATCCTGGGGGGAATCACTCTCGGTGCCCTCGACAAGATGCTTCCTCATCTACACATAGGATTTCCCGATGAAGAGGCCGAAGGGATCTCGACCTCCTGGCACCGGAGCACGCTTCTCATCCTTGCCATCACGATGCACAACATCCCCGAGGGGCTTGCCGTGGGCGTTGCATTCGGGGCCCTTGCCGCAGGATACCCCGTCGAGACCCTCACCGCGGCCGTCGCTCTTGCCATCGGCATCGGCATTCAGAACTTCCCCGAGGGCATGGCCATCTCGATGCCCCTTCGAAGGGAAGGGTTCTCCTCACTGCGAAGTTTCTGGTACGGCCAGCTCTCCGGCCTCGTCGAACCGGTCGCAGCGGTCGCCGGGGCGGCTGCGGTGATCATCGCCAAACCCATCCTCCCCTATGCCCTCGCCTTCGCCGCGGGTGCGATGATCTTCGTCGTCATCGAAGAGGTTGTCCCGGAGTCGCAGCGAAACGGGAATGCGGATGCCGCGACGTTCGGGGCGATGCTTGGGTTTGTTGTGATGATGATTCTCGATGTGGGGCTGGGGTGA
- a CDS encoding deoxyribodipyrimidine photo-lyase, with amino-acid sequence MIQPSRIRALNDRDVEDDGAYVLYWMQASQRAMGNHALEYAVRRANDLGLPLCVCFVWTPDYPEANLRHYAFMAEGLEETAAALKARGIGWVVRCGNPPEEVLRLSAGAACTVTDRSYLAAPKSWRVDVAREISSPFIQVESDVVVPVDTASEKEEWSAATLRRKINRLLPDYLVPLKESGPEIPFDRNEPVLHESADITACLSDPAIDRSVPPSPLYRGGADEARRLLKVFLAEKLDHFGDLRNDPSLDYASHLSPYLHFGQISPLSVALAAIATGKDAVEPFLEQLIVRRELAVNFTEKNPAHATFAALPDWARTTLSEHRGDPRPYVYTPEELEAARTHDPYWNAAQEEMVVTGMMQGYMRMYWGKKILEWSATPDEAFATALVLNNRYELDGRDPNSYTGVAWCFGKHDRAWKEREIFGKVRYMNDAGLRRKFAIDAYVDRVEDLKRRYRAGVQDTKP; translated from the coding sequence ATGATCCAGCCGTCACGCATCCGGGCCCTGAACGACAGGGATGTAGAGGACGATGGGGCATATGTCCTGTACTGGATGCAGGCGTCGCAGCGAGCAATGGGGAATCATGCCCTTGAATATGCGGTCAGGAGGGCAAATGATCTCGGACTTCCGCTCTGCGTCTGCTTTGTCTGGACGCCGGACTACCCGGAGGCGAATCTGCGCCACTATGCCTTCATGGCCGAAGGACTGGAGGAGACGGCTGCCGCCCTCAAAGCCCGCGGTATCGGGTGGGTGGTCAGGTGCGGCAACCCGCCGGAAGAGGTGCTTCGCCTCTCGGCGGGTGCAGCCTGCACGGTGACGGACAGGAGTTATCTGGCAGCACCAAAATCCTGGCGGGTTGATGTTGCCCGGGAAATATCCTCTCCCTTCATTCAGGTGGAGTCGGACGTCGTCGTTCCGGTCGACACCGCATCGGAGAAGGAGGAGTGGTCGGCCGCGACGCTTCGGCGAAAGATCAACCGTCTTCTCCCTGACTATCTCGTGCCCCTGAAAGAATCCGGACCGGAGATTCCATTTGACAGGAATGAACCGGTGCTCCACGAGAGTGCGGATATTACTGCCTGTCTGTCGGACCCTGCCATCGACCGATCCGTGCCCCCGTCCCCTCTCTACCGGGGGGGAGCAGATGAGGCCCGCCGGTTGCTGAAGGTCTTTCTTGCGGAGAAGCTGGACCATTTCGGTGACCTGAGAAACGATCCATCGCTGGATTACGCCTCCCACCTCAGCCCATACCTTCATTTCGGTCAGATATCGCCGCTTTCGGTGGCCCTCGCTGCCATTGCGACCGGGAAGGACGCCGTCGAACCCTTCCTCGAACAGCTGATCGTCCGCCGGGAACTCGCCGTCAACTTCACCGAGAAAAATCCCGCTCATGCCACCTTTGCAGCACTCCCCGACTGGGCCCGCACCACGCTCTCCGAACACCGGGGGGATCCGCGACCATATGTCTATACCCCGGAAGAGCTGGAGGCGGCGCGGACGCATGATCCCTACTGGAATGCCGCCCAGGAGGAGATGGTTGTCACCGGCATGATGCAGGGATACATGCGGATGTATTGGGGGAAAAAGATCCTCGAGTGGTCCGCAACGCCCGATGAGGCCTTTGCAACCGCCCTTGTTCTGAACAACCGGTACGAACTCGACGGTCGGGATCCCAACAGCTATACGGGTGTCGCCTGGTGTTTCGGGAAGCATGACCGTGCATGGAAGGAGCGGGAGATCTTCGGGAAGGTAAGGTATATGAACGATGCCGGGCTGCGCCGTAAATTCGCCATCGATGCATATGTCGACCGGGTGGAGGATCTGAAGAGACGATATCGTGCCGGGGTGCAGGATACAAAACCCTAA
- a CDS encoding DUF2202 domain-containing protein: MTQRIALLPLVLIICLVAVMSPGCTTDQQPATEPTATVEPTVPAGEDSYATVLEPGTLASFIDRYPVGTLSAEEESDILFMQEEEKLARDVYAVFYETWGMQVFRNIGNAEQTHMDSVSVLVERYGLEPSSRINIPGEFANAELQALYDSLIDSGLQSPQDALRSAALVEETDIVDLQDALSRTDKADIGYVYENLMRGSENHLRAFVRNLEQQGESYTPKVLTEDEYEEIVSTPVRPGGFT, translated from the coding sequence ATGACGCAGAGGATTGCGCTTTTACCCCTCGTTCTGATCATCTGCCTCGTGGCGGTGATGAGCCCGGGGTGTACTACTGATCAGCAACCGGCCACCGAACCGACCGCAACCGTCGAACCGACCGTTCCTGCAGGAGAAGATTCCTATGCAACCGTGCTGGAGCCGGGGACCCTTGCATCCTTCATTGACAGGTATCCCGTTGGCACCCTTTCGGCGGAAGAGGAATCGGATATTCTCTTCATGCAGGAAGAAGAGAAACTGGCCCGCGATGTGTATGCGGTCTTCTACGAGACCTGGGGAATGCAGGTATTCAGGAACATCGGGAACGCAGAGCAGACGCATATGGACAGTGTTTCCGTCCTTGTCGAACGATACGGGCTGGAACCATCCTCCCGGATCAACATCCCCGGAGAGTTTGCCAATGCCGAACTCCAGGCATTGTATGACAGCCTGATCGACTCCGGTCTCCAGTCTCCGCAAGACGCTCTCCGTTCCGCCGCTCTTGTGGAAGAGACGGATATCGTGGATCTTCAGGACGCCCTCTCACGGACCGACAAGGCCGATATCGGCTATGTCTATGAAAACCTGATGCGTGGTTCGGAGAATCACCTGCGGGCATTTGTGCGAAACCTCGAACAGCAGGGTGAATCCTATACCCCCAAAGTCCTGACGGAAGACGAGTATGAAGAGATCGTCTCCACCCCCGTCCGGCCGGGAGGGTTTACCTGA
- a CDS encoding response regulator: protein MNGTGAGDDLTDRSIFFVEDEVIIAMALEDSLRDFGYRIAGRATNGADAIRLAIENEPDLALVDIRLNGDMDGIEAANRICRRLDIPVIFLTAYSDDTTLSRAIKTNPFGYLIKPIRPRELYTSIETAVYKHRALRAEAEKLAYLSAVTNKLENPVEQVKTSLEGMVASIDREQIDLQDVSVILSSQVEELNRVAANLRDLNNSIFRV from the coding sequence ATGAACGGTACGGGTGCGGGGGACGACCTGACGGACAGGAGCATTTTCTTTGTGGAGGATGAGGTCATCATCGCGATGGCACTGGAAGACTCGTTACGTGATTTCGGATACCGGATAGCCGGGCGGGCAACCAACGGCGCGGATGCGATACGACTTGCAATAGAGAACGAACCGGACCTTGCCCTTGTCGACATCCGCCTCAACGGGGATATGGATGGCATCGAAGCTGCGAACAGGATATGTCGTCGGCTGGACATCCCTGTGATATTTTTAACAGCATACTCGGATGACACGACCCTCTCACGGGCGATCAAGACCAACCCCTTCGGCTACCTGATAAAACCAATCCGCCCCCGTGAACTCTATACCTCGATTGAGACGGCAGTCTATAAGCACCGGGCTCTCAGGGCAGAGGCCGAAAAACTGGCATATCTCTCCGCGGTGACGAACAAACTGGAAAATCCGGTCGAGCAGGTGAAGACGAGCCTTGAAGGAATGGTTGCCTCCATAGACCGGGAGCAGATAGACCTTCAGGACGTTTCGGTGATTCTCTCTTCGCAGGTAGAGGAACTCAACAGGGTTGCTGCGAACCTTCGGGATCTCAACAACAGCATATTCAGGGTATGA
- the hisF gene encoding imidazole glycerol phosphate synthase subunit HisF: MTLTKRIIPCLDIKDGRVVKGTNFLGLRDAGDPVELAARYNEQGADEVVFLDITASKEARGIIIDVIRRAADELFLPLTVGGGIRSLDDMQQILRAGADKVSINTSAVQHPELISEGAAKFGAQCIVVAMDVRRNYEMREGVTPIDLPDGAVCWYEVVIYGGSHPTGIDAVGWALEAERRGAGEILLTSMETDGVKTGFDIAVTRAISERVTIPVIASGGVGAIEHFYEGFVEGKADACLAASVFHFGEMTVREVKEDLAARGVPVRL; encoded by the coding sequence ATGACACTCACCAAACGTATCATTCCCTGCCTGGATATCAAAGACGGACGGGTAGTCAAGGGAACGAACTTTCTCGGGCTCCGTGATGCGGGAGATCCCGTCGAACTTGCCGCCAGGTACAACGAGCAGGGTGCGGACGAGGTGGTCTTCCTCGATATCACCGCGTCCAAAGAAGCGCGGGGGATTATCATCGATGTGATCCGGCGGGCGGCCGACGAGCTCTTTCTTCCGCTCACGGTCGGCGGCGGTATCCGCAGTCTCGATGATATGCAGCAGATTCTCCGTGCCGGTGCGGACAAGGTGAGTATCAATACGAGTGCGGTGCAGCACCCGGAGCTCATCAGTGAAGGTGCCGCAAAGTTCGGGGCCCAGTGTATCGTAGTTGCAATGGATGTGCGGCGCAATTATGAGATGCGTGAGGGTGTCACTCCCATCGACCTGCCGGACGGTGCCGTCTGCTGGTATGAAGTCGTCATCTACGGCGGCAGTCATCCGACCGGTATAGACGCCGTCGGGTGGGCGCTGGAGGCCGAGCGGCGTGGTGCGGGGGAGATCCTCCTCACCTCCATGGAGACGGACGGTGTGAAGACCGGGTTTGATATCGCCGTCACCCGGGCCATCTCCGAACGGGTGACCATCCCGGTCATTGCAAGCGGAGGTGTCGGTGCCATAGAGCATTTCTACGAGGGATTCGTGGAGGGAAAGGCGGACGCATGCCTGGCGGCGTCGGTGTTCCATTTCGGCGAGATGACGGTTCGGGAGGTCAAGGAAGACCTGGCCGCACGGGGTGTCCCGGTCAGACTCTGA
- a CDS encoding adenosylhomocysteinase has protein sequence MTNTGRKKMDWARQYMPVLGAIRERFEAERPLEGVKIGMALHVEAKTAVLVETLAAGGAEVHITGCNPLSTQDDVAEALNDVAGVHCYAKRACAVDEYYAAIDRVLDARPTVTIDDGMDLIHRLHTERRDLLDGIVGGCEETTTGIHRLRSMAADGKLAFPVIAVNDTPMKRFFDNVHGTGESALSSIMITTNTLIGGKAFVVAGYGYCGRGLARMAHGLGARVIVTEIDSRRALEAHMDGYSVMPMTDAAREGDIFVTTTGNTSILTGEHFPRMKDGVILSNAGHFNVEIDIPWLEEHAESKETRDGIDTYVINGRRINVLAEGRLVNLATPKGMGHPIEVMDLSFALQALCTEYIHTNGASLNGGVYEVPEAIDTTVAAIKLQSLGISIDTLTEDQCTYMNSWDIGT, from the coding sequence ATGACGAATACCGGACGAAAGAAGATGGACTGGGCACGGCAGTATATGCCGGTGCTCGGTGCAATCAGGGAGCGGTTCGAGGCGGAGCGGCCCCTGGAAGGTGTGAAAATCGGCATGGCGCTGCATGTCGAGGCGAAGACGGCGGTGCTGGTGGAGACACTTGCGGCTGGCGGCGCCGAGGTGCATATTACCGGCTGCAACCCCCTCTCAACACAGGACGATGTGGCCGAGGCCTTAAACGATGTAGCCGGCGTGCACTGCTACGCGAAACGGGCGTGTGCCGTGGATGAGTATTATGCGGCCATCGACAGGGTGCTGGATGCCCGTCCCACCGTTACCATCGACGACGGCATGGACCTTATCCACCGCCTCCACACCGAACGGCGCGACCTCCTCGATGGGATCGTCGGTGGATGCGAGGAGACGACAACCGGCATTCACCGCCTCCGTTCGATGGCTGCGGACGGAAAACTCGCGTTTCCGGTCATCGCCGTCAACGACACCCCCATGAAGCGGTTCTTTGACAATGTCCACGGCACCGGCGAGAGCGCCCTCTCCTCGATCATGATCACGACCAACACCCTCATAGGGGGCAAGGCGTTCGTGGTCGCCGGGTACGGCTACTGTGGCAGGGGACTTGCACGGATGGCCCACGGCCTCGGCGCACGGGTGATCGTCACTGAAATCGATTCCCGCCGGGCCCTCGAGGCGCATATGGATGGCTACAGCGTCATGCCCATGACAGACGCCGCACGCGAGGGTGACATATTCGTGACCACCACCGGCAACACCTCCATTCTCACCGGGGAGCACTTCCCCCGGATGAAGGACGGTGTCATCCTCTCCAATGCCGGTCACTTCAATGTGGAGATCGATATCCCGTGGCTCGAGGAGCATGCAGAGTCAAAAGAGACGCGCGATGGCATCGATACCTATGTGATCAATGGCCGGCGCATCAATGTCCTCGCCGAAGGGCGACTGGTCAACCTTGCCACCCCGAAGGGCATGGGCCACCCCATTGAGGTGATGGACCTCTCCTTTGCCCTCCAGGCACTCTGCACGGAATATATCCACACCAATGGTGCGAGCCTCAACGGCGGCGTCTATGAAGTGCCCGAAGCAATAGACACCACCGTTGCCGCCATCAAACTGCAGTCCCTCGGCATCAGCATCGACACCCTGACCGAGGACCAGTGCACCTATATGAACAGCTGGGACATCGGCACATAA
- the pheS gene encoding phenylalanine--tRNA ligase subunit alpha translates to MEELTYNEKRLMVVLNTVSEADPAVLAGELNTTEEAVVQFAHLCADKGIATLERMVKVDYGLTDEGRQYSTLGLPERQVYASFEGEIPMKDLQAHPLARIAVGWMKKKGWIAIEKGMVKKTGEAAEGDDERALRDPAAGGNGLAELIKRGLVEEQETISYRIAITPGGKELVAAGLDLREEVGTLTREQIISGAWKDLNLRRYSVGKLPKKVWPGKIHPYQHLIDEMRQILLEMGFEEMQGSIIQSSFWNFDALFQPQDHPAREMQDTFFLKEEADLPDGWEGIRDVHEHGGTTSSAGWGGIWNQDKARQNVLRTHTTGLSIQHLVQHPEPPVKAFCIGRVYRREAIDPTHTPEFEQLEGIVMDEGVSFRHLMGFLKEFYARMGFENVRFRPGYFPYTEPSVEPEVWVDGLGWVELGGAGIFREEVTAPWGITTPVLAWGLGVSRVAMLRMGLTDLRQLYRSDIDWIKEYPAYSRGRN, encoded by the coding sequence ATGGAAGAACTAACGTACAATGAAAAACGGCTGATGGTCGTCCTCAATACCGTATCTGAGGCAGACCCCGCCGTCCTCGCCGGCGAACTGAACACCACCGAAGAGGCAGTGGTGCAGTTCGCCCATCTCTGTGCCGACAAGGGAATTGCCACTCTCGAACGGATGGTGAAGGTCGACTACGGACTGACCGATGAGGGACGACAGTACAGCACGCTCGGACTGCCCGAACGCCAGGTCTATGCCTCCTTCGAGGGCGAGATCCCGATGAAGGATCTCCAGGCCCATCCCCTCGCCCGCATCGCGGTCGGATGGATGAAGAAGAAGGGCTGGATTGCCATCGAGAAAGGCATGGTAAAAAAGACCGGCGAAGCGGCCGAAGGCGATGACGAGCGGGCACTCCGGGATCCGGCCGCAGGCGGGAACGGCCTCGCCGAACTCATCAAACGCGGCCTCGTCGAGGAACAGGAGACGATTTCGTACCGTATCGCCATCACCCCGGGGGGCAAGGAACTCGTCGCGGCCGGTCTTGATCTCAGGGAGGAGGTCGGCACCCTCACCCGGGAGCAGATCATCAGCGGTGCATGGAAGGACCTGAACCTGCGCCGCTACAGTGTCGGCAAACTCCCGAAGAAGGTGTGGCCCGGCAAGATTCACCCCTATCAGCACCTCATCGACGAGATGCGCCAGATTCTCCTGGAGATGGGCTTTGAAGAGATGCAGGGGAGCATCATCCAAAGCTCGTTCTGGAACTTCGATGCCCTCTTCCAGCCGCAGGATCACCCGGCACGCGAGATGCAGGACACGTTCTTCCTCAAAGAAGAGGCAGACCTGCCTGATGGGTGGGAAGGCATCCGTGATGTGCATGAACACGGTGGCACGACATCATCTGCCGGCTGGGGGGGAATCTGGAACCAGGACAAGGCACGCCAGAACGTGCTTCGTACCCATACCACCGGGCTTTCCATCCAGCATCTGGTGCAGCATCCCGAACCGCCGGTCAAGGCATTCTGTATCGGGAGGGTCTACCGGCGCGAGGCGATCGATCCCACCCATACGCCGGAATTCGAGCAGCTGGAGGGAATCGTCATGGATGAAGGCGTTTCCTTCCGCCACCTGATGGGATTTTTGAAGGAGTTTTATGCACGGATGGGATTCGAGAATGTCCGCTTCCGGCCGGGGTACTTCCCCTATACCGAACCCTCCGTCGAACCGGAAGTCTGGGTTGACGGGCTCGGGTGGGTCGAACTTGGCGGTGCGGGAATCTTCCGCGAGGAAGTGACAGCACCGTGGGGTATTACCACCCCCGTCCTCGCATGGGGCCTTGGCGTGTCCCGTGTTGCAATGCTGCGCATGGGACTGACCGACCTTCGCCAGCTCTACCGCAGTGACATCGACTGGATCAAAGAGTATCCCGCATATTCCCGAGGGAGGAACTGA
- the pheT gene encoding phenylalanine--tRNA ligase subunit beta, with protein MPIIHLPYNYLEELTGTDRETIIERLPMIGADIERFEEERTDVEFFPDRPDLFSTEGVARAMRGFLGMETGCPAYDVQPSGISFSVDPNLEGIRPFLGSAVIRNVSLNGERIETLMGLQEALHWAVGRGRGKVAIGVHDMDTVTAPFSYIASPRDRSFVPLDFEEEMTLDEIMGRHPKGIDYAHIVDSFDLMPLIVDAEDNVLSFPPIINGELTKVTETTTNILLDCTGTDERAVMTAVNIICTALAEAGATIESVEVNGTPMPSLAPQTRRVGVAECNRLLGIDLDAATMASMLAKMRIGAKPAGEDVLEVTIPCYRADIMHDWDVFEDVAIAYGFDNFDAQLPASFTIGKEHPVNVMMGAVRRIIAGLGFVELMPFTLTSERVLFRNMQREPAPGALWVMHPISEEQTTVRTDILPLLMETLQINHHRELPQRIFATGDVVEGLRTFQKVAAASIHTDADFSEMYATTDALLRELGLAYTVEESADPAFIPGRRGDIIVDGKKVGVFGEISPAVILNFELDQPVAAFELDLRVLRA; from the coding sequence ATGCCGATTATTCACCTTCCCTATAACTATCTCGAAGAACTGACCGGCACCGACCGGGAAACCATCATCGAGCGGCTGCCGATGATCGGCGCCGACATCGAACGCTTCGAGGAGGAACGCACCGACGTGGAATTCTTCCCCGACCGGCCGGACCTCTTCTCGACCGAAGGCGTGGCCCGGGCGATGCGGGGATTTCTCGGGATGGAGACGGGATGTCCCGCCTACGACGTGCAGCCATCGGGCATCTCCTTCTCGGTCGACCCGAACCTTGAAGGAATCCGCCCCTTCCTGGGCTCGGCGGTCATCCGCAACGTCTCCCTGAACGGCGAGAGGATCGAGACCCTGATGGGCCTGCAGGAGGCGCTGCACTGGGCAGTCGGCCGCGGCAGGGGAAAGGTCGCCATCGGCGTGCACGATATGGACACGGTCACAGCGCCATTTTCCTACATCGCCTCGCCGCGGGACCGGTCCTTCGTTCCCCTCGATTTCGAGGAGGAGATGACGCTCGATGAGATCATGGGGCGTCACCCGAAGGGCATCGATTATGCCCATATCGTCGACTCCTTCGACCTGATGCCTCTCATCGTCGATGCCGAGGACAACGTCCTCTCGTTTCCCCCGATCATCAACGGCGAACTGACGAAGGTGACGGAGACAACGACAAACATCCTCCTCGACTGCACGGGGACCGACGAGCGGGCGGTGATGACGGCGGTCAACATCATCTGCACCGCTCTTGCGGAGGCGGGCGCGACCATAGAGAGCGTCGAGGTGAATGGCACCCCGATGCCCTCGCTTGCCCCGCAGACCCGCCGTGTCGGTGTCGCCGAGTGCAACCGGCTTCTCGGTATCGACCTTGACGCCGCGACGATGGCATCGATGCTTGCAAAGATGCGAATCGGTGCAAAACCTGCCGGCGAGGACGTCCTTGAGGTTACCATCCCCTGCTACCGTGCAGATATCATGCATGACTGGGATGTCTTCGAAGACGTGGCCATTGCCTACGGCTTTGACAACTTCGACGCGCAACTGCCGGCATCCTTCACCATCGGAAAGGAGCACCCGGTGAATGTGATGATGGGAGCAGTGCGGCGAATCATTGCCGGACTCGGGTTTGTCGAGCTGATGCCCTTCACCCTGACGAGCGAACGCGTCCTCTTCCGCAATATGCAGCGCGAACCCGCTCCCGGCGCCCTGTGGGTCATGCACCCCATCAGCGAGGAGCAGACGACGGTCAGAACGGATATCCTCCCCCTCCTGATGGAAACCCTCCAGATCAATCACCACCGGGAACTCCCTCAGCGGATCTTTGCCACGGGCGATGTGGTGGAAGGACTCAGGACCTTCCAGAAGGTGGCCGCCGCCTCCATCCACACCGACGCAGACTTCTCGGAGATGTATGCAACCACCGACGCCCTCCTGCGCGAACTTGGTCTTGCCTATACGGTTGAGGAGTCTGCAGACCCTGCGTTCATCCCCGGCCGTCGCGGTGATATCATCGTGGACGGCAAAAAAGTAGGCGTCTTCGGGGAGATATCCCCTGCGGTGATCCTGAACTTCGAGCTGGATCAGCCCGTTGCAGCCTTCGAACTCGATCTCCGGGTTCTCAGGGCGTAA
- a CDS encoding DNA-3-methyladenine glycosylase family protein, with protein sequence MSEHVVPEISCLPSTSPTYRLSPDQPFDLDPTLSCGQVFRWERSGSTWYGAIDNKPVVIRQSGTLLTYAGCSEAALIRYFGLDVDLEAVLRSAGDDGYLEAAARRHRGLRIIRQDPWECLVSYLCAQNTSIPHIQRMLRNLCSRAGEEVCGPAGTGHAFPAAEVVAALPAEEKKACAFGYRAGYIHRTAEAVAVDAQWSERIREMEYEDARREMMRFPGVGPKVADCILLFGFQRYESFPVDVWVRSIMHTCYGVGSQARTLTPKEYETIRRFGQRYFGLYAGYAQEYLFADREHLIRVNRVK encoded by the coding sequence ATGTCTGAACACGTGGTGCCCGAAATATCCTGCCTTCCTTCCACTTCCCCGACCTACCGGCTCTCCCCCGACCAACCCTTTGATCTTGACCCCACCCTCTCCTGCGGTCAGGTCTTCCGGTGGGAACGCAGCGGGAGCACCTGGTACGGGGCCATAGACAACAAGCCGGTGGTGATCCGCCAGTCCGGTACTCTTCTGACCTACGCAGGATGCAGCGAAGCTGCCCTTATCCGGTATTTTGGTCTCGATGTCGACCTGGAAGCCGTCCTCCGGAGTGCCGGTGACGACGGCTATCTCGAAGCGGCGGCCCGGCGACACCGGGGTCTTCGGATAATCCGGCAGGATCCGTGGGAGTGTCTGGTCTCCTATCTCTGTGCGCAGAACACGTCCATCCCGCATATCCAGCGCATGCTGCGCAATCTCTGCTCGCGTGCAGGCGAGGAGGTATGCGGACCTGCCGGAACCGGGCATGCCTTCCCGGCGGCGGAGGTGGTTGCCGCCCTTCCGGCGGAAGAGAAGAAGGCCTGTGCATTCGGGTACCGGGCCGGGTATATTCACCGGACCGCCGAAGCCGTCGCGGTGGATGCACAGTGGTCCGAACGGATACGGGAGATGGAGTACGAGGACGCGAGGAGGGAGATGATGCGGTTTCCGGGTGTGGGCCCGAAGGTCGCCGACTGTATCCTCCTGTTTGGCTTCCAGAGGTACGAGTCGTTTCCGGTCGATGTATGGGTTCGGTCAATCATGCACACCTGCTACGGCGTCGGCTCGCAGGCAAGGACCCTCACGCCAAAGGAATATGAGACCATTCGTCGATTCGGACAGCGTTATTTTGGACTCTATGCGGGGTACGCCCAGGAATATCTTTTCGCCGACCGTGAGCACCTGATTCGAGTGAACAGAGTGAAATAA
- the dps gene encoding DNA protection during starvation protein translates to MATVTRKMVEDAGVDVDHLVSLLVKNAAAELTTFYYYTILRVNLIGLEGEGLKEIAETARIEDRNHFEALVPRIYELGGELPADMVEFHNISGCPPASLPDDPTDVVAMIRVLLQAEQCAVRQYTHICNLTAGKDHRTYDLALSILHEEIEHESWFSEFLGEGPSGHFLRRGETSPFVSKFLR, encoded by the coding sequence ATGGCAACAGTTACACGAAAAATGGTGGAGGATGCAGGAGTTGATGTCGATCATCTCGTCAGTCTGCTGGTAAAAAATGCGGCGGCCGAACTGACGACCTTTTACTACTACACGATTCTGCGGGTCAACCTGATCGGCCTGGAGGGCGAGGGGCTCAAGGAGATCGCCGAAACGGCACGAATCGAGGACCGGAATCACTTCGAGGCGCTGGTCCCCCGTATTTATGAACTGGGCGGAGAACTCCCTGCAGACATGGTGGAATTCCACAACATCTCCGGGTGCCCTCCGGCGTCCCTGCCCGACGACCCGACCGATGTCGTCGCGATGATCAGGGTCCTGCTGCAGGCAGAGCAGTGTGCGGTCCGCCAGTACACCCATATCTGCAACCTGACGGCAGGCAAGGACCACCGGACCTATGATCTGGCCCTCTCAATCCTTCATGAGGAGATCGAGCACGAATCATGGTTCTCGGAGTTCCTCGGCGAAGGGCCGTCGGGACATTTCCTCCGGCGGGGGGAGACGTCACCGTTCGTCTCAAAGTTCCTGCGGTAG